Proteins encoded in a region of the Moritella marina ATCC 15381 genome:
- the menH gene encoding 2-succinyl-6-hydroxy-2,4-cyclohexadiene-1-carboxylate synthase: MRNLSSMMFKTQTQLPLYSESIESACNLATGDAIKPTLVFLHGLLGSAQDWQQIVTHLSSDYQCICIDLPGHAGSQAVTVNDFQHVQQLIIATLTQYEFEHVVLVGYSLGARIAMSIASDRAANWPYKIVGMLLESGNPGLTNSAEQLQRGLHDLAWATRFSESPLTQVLPDWYQQGVFASLTTKQRTALIATRSDIQADHNGFNGGKQISKMLAATSLSKQGYLLPQLQNAAFPVSMVCGELDPKFVLLTQASQLDHHVVADAGHNVHADQPVIFSELVRGLVGDGLDRYSLDKHGLTSEQLIKKQSQLSAA, translated from the coding sequence ATGCGAAATTTATCTAGCATGATGTTCAAAACACAAACGCAATTACCGCTCTATTCAGAATCGATTGAATCGGCCTGCAACCTCGCTACGGGTGATGCTATTAAACCCACGTTAGTGTTTTTACATGGCTTATTAGGTTCAGCCCAAGACTGGCAGCAAATCGTCACGCATTTGTCCTCGGATTATCAATGTATCTGTATTGATTTACCGGGGCATGCGGGTAGCCAAGCCGTGACAGTTAATGACTTTCAGCATGTGCAACAGCTCATTATTGCGACTTTAACGCAGTATGAATTCGAGCATGTCGTTTTGGTTGGTTATTCGTTAGGAGCGCGTATTGCTATGAGCATTGCTAGCGATCGCGCCGCTAATTGGCCGTACAAAATTGTAGGCATGTTATTAGAAAGCGGTAATCCGGGGTTAACCAATAGCGCCGAACAATTACAGCGTGGCTTACATGATTTAGCGTGGGCGACACGTTTCAGTGAATCACCATTGACGCAGGTATTACCCGATTGGTATCAGCAAGGGGTATTTGCTTCATTAACGACTAAACAAAGAACCGCGCTGATTGCCACGCGCAGTGACATTCAAGCTGACCACAATGGCTTTAATGGCGGTAAGCAGATAAGCAAAATGCTGGCTGCAACATCATTGTCGAAACAGGGATATTTGTTACCGCAATTACAAAACGCGGCATTTCCAGTATCGATGGTATGCGGTGAATTAGACCCTAAATTTGTGCTGTTAACGCAAGCGAGTCAATTGGATCATCATGTTGTCGCTGATGCAGGTCATAACGTCCATGCAGACCAGCCAGTTATATTTTCCGAATTGGTTCGGGGGCTAGTTGGTGATGGTTTGGATCGTTATAGCTTAGACAAGCACGGCTTGACCAGTGAGCAATTGATAAAGAAGCAGTCACAGCTAAGTGCCGCTTAA
- the menD gene encoding 2-succinyl-5-enolpyruvyl-6-hydroxy-3-cyclohexene-1-carboxylic-acid synthase, with translation MMSNQTSVDMPLPKTSLAEVQAPLNRLWAGLILEELSRLGVRHVCVAPGSRSTPLVLAAAEHQGLTLHSHFDERGLGFFALGLAKSVQAPVAVIVTSGTAVANLLPAVVESGLTKEKLVLLTADRPLEQVNCGANQAIQQAGLFSSHVCHELLLPSPSLSITPQWLLSNIDQSLAVQQQAGGVVHINCPYPEPIYGGDADFSDYLAGVNNWQAQQQSYLSIYSAGINYLTASPSVALMSDKADADLAIPVTVPVTMPVINRKGLVVIGAMNTADMQAIKQWADVMGWPVLVDPQSGGCSAWSHYDVWLQNQACWNKLAEAEILVQFGARLVSKRLGQFIEQHDWQDYWLIAPQAGQLDPYHQRCKQFVSSIPHWLTQFASGQLNAALSTNNSTLSNMITDLGVRHSDVNGYEWARVLTVASVTVRQLIEVNHIDALTEISFAATLDTCLSTTQANKSTSLFIGNSLIVRLLDMFTALPNVPVFSNRGASGIDGLLATAAGVQQGQQQGMLCLLGDTSLLYDLNSLALFSKPTHPSVIVVLNNDGGAIFDMLAVSAQQKEQLYRMPHGFNFNHAAAMFDLDYVQPNSLADALSVIHHRLYPMADVTGDMRTLLVEIVTPAGAAAKQLKQFFSEVKDAKFI, from the coding sequence ATGATGAGCAATCAAACGTCTGTAGATATGCCGTTGCCAAAGACGTCCTTGGCTGAGGTACAGGCTCCCTTGAATCGGTTATGGGCGGGCTTAATTTTAGAAGAACTCAGCCGCTTGGGTGTACGCCACGTGTGCGTGGCACCGGGGTCGCGATCAACGCCCTTGGTATTAGCGGCAGCAGAGCATCAGGGTTTAACCTTACACAGTCACTTTGATGAACGTGGATTGGGTTTCTTTGCTCTCGGCTTAGCAAAATCAGTACAAGCGCCTGTCGCTGTAATTGTCACATCAGGCACTGCCGTAGCGAACTTATTACCAGCTGTAGTTGAGAGTGGATTAACCAAAGAAAAGTTGGTGTTATTAACCGCCGACCGTCCGTTAGAACAAGTCAATTGTGGCGCCAATCAAGCCATTCAACAAGCGGGTTTATTCTCTAGCCACGTTTGTCATGAATTGTTATTACCGAGCCCAAGTTTGAGTATTACCCCACAGTGGCTGCTCAGTAACATAGATCAAAGCTTGGCAGTGCAGCAACAAGCTGGTGGCGTGGTACACATCAACTGTCCTTATCCAGAACCTATTTATGGTGGCGACGCTGATTTTAGTGATTACCTTGCTGGAGTAAACAATTGGCAAGCGCAACAACAAAGTTACTTATCTATATATTCTGCCGGTATTAATTATTTAACGGCAAGCCCGTCTGTTGCACTGATGTCGGATAAAGCTGACGCCGACCTAGCTATACCAGTAACTGTACCTGTAACTATGCCAGTCATTAATCGTAAAGGTTTAGTGGTGATTGGCGCGATGAATACTGCTGACATGCAAGCGATTAAACAATGGGCAGACGTGATGGGATGGCCTGTGTTGGTTGATCCGCAATCGGGCGGATGCAGTGCTTGGTCGCATTATGATGTGTGGTTACAGAATCAAGCCTGCTGGAATAAGTTAGCTGAAGCTGAGATCTTAGTGCAATTTGGCGCACGTTTGGTATCGAAACGCTTAGGTCAATTTATAGAGCAACATGACTGGCAAGATTATTGGTTGATTGCACCACAAGCTGGGCAATTAGACCCTTATCATCAGCGTTGTAAGCAATTTGTCAGTTCAATACCACACTGGCTGACACAGTTTGCAAGTGGTCAACTGAATGCCGCGTTATCGACAAATAACAGTACGCTTAGCAATATGATTACCGACCTTGGTGTACGACACAGTGATGTTAATGGTTATGAGTGGGCGAGAGTGCTCACCGTTGCAAGTGTAACAGTGCGACAGTTAATAGAAGTTAATCATATCGATGCGTTAACCGAGATTAGTTTCGCTGCGACGTTAGACACGTGTTTATCAACAACCCAGGCGAACAAATCGACGAGTCTATTTATCGGTAATAGCCTCATTGTCAGGTTATTAGATATGTTTACTGCATTACCCAATGTGCCGGTGTTTAGTAACCGTGGCGCTTCGGGTATCGATGGTTTGTTAGCAACGGCTGCAGGTGTGCAACAAGGTCAGCAACAAGGCATGCTTTGTCTGCTAGGGGATACTTCTTTACTCTATGATTTGAATTCACTGGCGCTATTCTCTAAGCCAACACACCCAAGCGTGATAGTAGTGTTGAATAATGACGGCGGGGCGATCTTTGATATGTTAGCTGTATCAGCACAGCAAAAAGAACAGTTATATCGTATGCCGCATGGCTTTAACTTTAACCATGCTGCTGCGATGTTTGATTTAGATTATGTCCAACCTAACAGCTTAGCAGACGCCCTGTCTGTGATTCATCATCGTTTATACCCGATGGCCGACGTGACCGGTGATATGCGTACTTTATTAGTCGAGATAGTGACACCAGCAGGGGCGGCAGCTAAGCAACTGAAGCAATTTTTCAGCGAGGTGAAAGATGCGAAATTTATCTAG
- a CDS encoding isochorismate synthase yields the protein MLNLTAAITSLQQQVIQAQPEQTRISVNLQPLNSTELIEWLGAQVLFPQFYWQSRDGDEEVVALGQCCHCHDVSLAKTLFTQPQRMWGGQSFSRQQSRQKSSSKDTIHRNYYFLPQIELTRQQDHWQLSVNLPVAKQAMLDLGYDKAQLLASLASLIAPAPTPLPQSYKIESRHHYPEFKQWSHLVTKALTAIDDQYFAKVVLARKTVLTLNRPLSATQFLQQSRQVNQQCFHFIFAIYADDYFVGSTPERLFSRDFDNLHTEALAGTAARSLDDTEDRALANWLLNDEKNRYENRLVIDDLLSRLQSRCRTLQVERRPELIQLRKVQHLKHKIDGQLVAGIDDAELLTSLQPTAAIAGLPRRPALDFIADNEPFDRGWYSGALGYIGQQQSEFCVAIRSARVLGHELQLFAGAGIVPGSDPQSEWQELERKTATLLTLLEPDSHGYRDDRMYPNKNNKHVLANQFTPEQQRA from the coding sequence TTGTTAAATCTAACGGCCGCGATCACATCATTACAGCAACAGGTTATCCAAGCTCAACCTGAGCAAACTCGGATCTCTGTTAATTTACAGCCCTTAAATTCAACTGAGCTTATCGAATGGCTTGGTGCTCAAGTTTTATTCCCACAATTCTATTGGCAATCCCGAGACGGTGATGAAGAAGTTGTCGCGCTAGGGCAGTGCTGTCATTGTCATGATGTTAGCCTTGCAAAAACATTATTTACCCAGCCACAGCGCATGTGGGGCGGGCAGTCCTTTTCTCGTCAACAATCTCGTCAAAAATCGAGCAGTAAAGATACGATTCACCGTAATTACTATTTCTTACCGCAAATAGAACTAACCCGTCAGCAAGACCATTGGCAATTATCGGTCAATTTACCTGTCGCCAAACAAGCAATGTTAGACTTGGGTTATGATAAAGCGCAGTTACTAGCAAGTTTAGCGAGTTTAATTGCCCCCGCGCCAACACCACTACCACAGTCTTATAAGATTGAATCTCGTCATCATTATCCTGAATTCAAGCAATGGTCGCATTTGGTGACGAAAGCGTTAACCGCAATCGATGACCAATACTTTGCCAAAGTAGTATTAGCAAGAAAAACGGTATTAACGTTAAACCGCCCTTTATCTGCAACGCAGTTTTTACAGCAAAGCCGTCAGGTTAATCAGCAGTGTTTCCATTTTATTTTTGCCATTTACGCTGATGATTATTTTGTGGGGTCAACGCCTGAACGCTTGTTTAGTCGTGATTTTGATAACTTGCATACTGAAGCGCTTGCTGGTACAGCAGCACGTAGTTTAGATGACACAGAAGATAGGGCGTTAGCCAATTGGTTATTGAATGATGAAAAAAATCGTTACGAAAACCGTTTAGTGATAGATGATTTATTATCGCGTTTGCAGTCGCGTTGCCGCACTCTGCAAGTTGAAAGACGTCCAGAGTTAATCCAATTACGTAAAGTACAGCACCTTAAACACAAAATTGACGGGCAATTAGTCGCGGGTATTGATGACGCAGAATTGCTGACGAGTCTGCAACCAACCGCTGCCATTGCTGGGTTACCACGTCGACCTGCCTTAGACTTTATTGCCGATAACGAACCGTTCGATCGTGGTTGGTACAGTGGCGCATTGGGTTATATCGGCCAACAACAAAGTGAATTTTGTGTCGCGATCCGCAGTGCTAGAGTATTAGGACATGAATTACAGCTCTTTGCTGGTGCCGGTATTGTGCCAGGTTCAGATCCACAAAGTGAATGGCAAGAGTTAGAGCGTAAAACAGCGACGTTATTAACCTTGCTCGAACCTGATTCGCATGGCTATCGTGATGATCGTATGTATCCAAATAAAAATAATAAGCATGTGCTAGCCAATCAATTTACTCCGGAGCAACAACGCGCATGA
- a CDS encoding sulfite exporter TauE/SafE family protein codes for MIVVVYLMLGAAAGLMAGLFGVGGGLIIVPALIVSFTFQDLSPDVLTQLAIGTSLATIILTSLSSIKTHHSKGAIDWPLVKKLTVGIVVGAIVGSIFADYLPGETLQMIIGIYALTVAVQMGFDLKPKAQHDLPKGAGLTAAGGVIGAISALFGIGGGSLTVPYLSWCRVEMRNAVATSSACGLPIAVAGVCSYIVTGWNNPDLPEYSLGYIYLPAFFGIIITSTVFAKQGAKLAHALPSHVLKRYFALLLLVVGSKFIFF; via the coding sequence ATGATTGTGGTTGTATATTTAATGTTAGGTGCGGCAGCTGGATTAATGGCTGGCCTGTTTGGGGTTGGTGGCGGTTTGATTATTGTCCCAGCATTAATTGTATCTTTTACCTTTCAAGACCTTTCGCCTGATGTGCTTACGCAGTTGGCGATAGGCACGTCCCTTGCGACCATTATTTTGACCTCGCTCAGCTCGATTAAAACCCACCACAGCAAAGGTGCCATTGATTGGCCGTTGGTTAAAAAATTAACCGTTGGTATTGTGGTTGGTGCTATTGTCGGTAGTATTTTTGCCGATTATTTACCCGGTGAAACATTACAAATGATCATCGGTATTTATGCGCTAACGGTAGCGGTACAAATGGGTTTTGATCTGAAACCAAAAGCACAGCACGATTTACCTAAAGGTGCAGGCTTGACTGCCGCAGGTGGTGTGATTGGCGCTATCTCTGCTTTGTTTGGTATTGGTGGCGGTTCACTTACGGTACCTTACTTGTCGTGGTGTCGCGTCGAAATGCGTAATGCGGTAGCGACCTCTTCAGCATGTGGTTTACCGATTGCGGTAGCGGGTGTGTGTAGTTATATAGTCACGGGTTGGAATAACCCTGATTTACCAGAATACAGTTTAGGTTATATCTATTTACCTGCGTTTTTTGGCATTATCATTACCAGTACTGTGTTTGCCAAACAAGGCGCAAAACTAGCCCATGCATTACCGAGTCATGTGTTAAAACGTTACTTTGCGTTGTTATTATTAGTTGTTGGTTCGAAGTTTATTTTCTTCTAA
- a CDS encoding basic amino acid/polyamine antiporter, which translates to MITGCGMLALVSVLRNLVVRFPHLNGGIFSYAQAGFGNYIGFMSAWGYWICNLLANVSYAVVFFSAIGYFVDTPENPIMGQGNTPIAVLGGSLLIWSMHALVLRGVTRAALINVFVTIAKIIPILTFVCLVIMAFKLDKFTLDFWGDKTPELGSVLDQVKATMMVTLWVFIGIEGAVILSNRAKDKRDVAKATGIALFSALILYIAVSLFTLGVMTQPEVAALKNPSMAHILEVIVGPWGAMLINAGLIISVSGALLSWTVVSAEVPFIAAKEGLFPKAFATENSKGAATTSLWFSSCMVQLFLILTLIQESSYLALVNIATSAVLLPYFLVGAYGVKVALSGEGYSATENRKKDLFIAIVSSLYGAWLVYAAGAEYMLLCALLYLPGVLIYKKALAEKQQTFSKRDYAYSVLLLAGAGGAIYLLSTGVLSLS; encoded by the coding sequence TTGATCACGGGTTGTGGCATGCTGGCATTAGTCTCGGTATTACGTAATTTAGTGGTGAGATTTCCACATTTGAACGGTGGTATTTTTTCGTACGCGCAAGCGGGTTTTGGTAATTACATCGGTTTTATGTCAGCTTGGGGTTATTGGATCTGTAACTTACTCGCAAATGTATCTTATGCCGTGGTGTTCTTTAGTGCGATTGGTTATTTTGTCGATACCCCTGAAAATCCAATCATGGGGCAGGGTAATACACCGATTGCAGTATTAGGCGGCTCGTTACTTATCTGGTCTATGCATGCGCTGGTATTACGCGGTGTGACCCGTGCAGCCTTGATTAATGTATTTGTAACCATCGCTAAAATAATTCCTATTTTGACCTTCGTTTGTTTGGTTATCATGGCGTTTAAACTGGATAAATTCACCCTTGATTTTTGGGGTGATAAAACCCCAGAGTTAGGCTCGGTATTAGATCAAGTGAAAGCGACGATGATGGTGACGTTGTGGGTATTTATCGGTATCGAAGGGGCGGTTATTTTATCTAACCGTGCGAAAGATAAACGTGATGTTGCGAAAGCCACTGGTATCGCGCTGTTCTCGGCATTAATCTTGTATATTGCAGTGAGTTTATTCACGTTAGGTGTGATGACTCAGCCTGAAGTGGCAGCATTAAAAAATCCATCAATGGCCCATATTTTAGAAGTGATCGTCGGCCCTTGGGGCGCAATGCTGATCAATGCGGGTTTGATTATTTCGGTATCTGGTGCGTTATTAAGCTGGACAGTGGTGAGTGCCGAAGTGCCTTTTATTGCGGCGAAAGAGGGGCTATTCCCGAAAGCATTTGCGACAGAAAACAGTAAAGGCGCGGCAACGACATCGTTGTGGTTTTCGTCTTGTATGGTGCAGTTGTTTTTAATCTTAACCTTGATACAAGAAAGCTCATATTTAGCCTTGGTAAATATAGCGACGTCAGCGGTATTATTACCGTACTTCCTTGTTGGTGCTTATGGTGTAAAAGTGGCGTTAAGTGGTGAAGGCTACAGTGCGACTGAAAACCGTAAGAAAGACCTGTTTATCGCTATTGTATCATCACTTTATGGTGCTTGGTTGGTGTATGCGGCAGGCGCTGAATACATGTTGCTATGTGCATTATTGTATTTACCAGGTGTCTTGATTTATAAAAAAGCATTAGCGGAAAAACAACAAACATTTAGTAAGCGCGATTATGCTTATTCAGTTTTGTTACTAGCGGGTGCTGGCGGTGCAATTTATCTGTTATCAACCGGCGTATTGTCTCTGTCTTAG
- a CDS encoding ATP-binding protein, which translates to MMMTDSSQQYLCRKTYLIDSFWPGKLLELNNAGNIKVAGTNGAGKTTLLKLPMLFWGARPGRIVERNANKKSFAAYYLPRKTSYIVFDYQRPNGTDTPQLCHVLIKSDGDKLLYRFIDSPFDIKMYLDDSGSIFADDEIKRQYKAQHKCEVSSLLSVDDYARVIQNHRDLGGKKSLRPLQQRFSMSQSPIKHIEKVVTSVFNKISNFDVIKQMIIEISQDAISSEMLSNNVTDMVNIDKTDIDSWLADLHSSQAILNLEDKILSSLTDIDSLIEIKADLQHLHHLAAIYQDKCNQDQVIADTRLKDVLVELAELKESHRQQVLSIEDACHDEEKAHREIKHDLDKLEQEKIDFEDDEAATYEQRGSELSDFTLRLINLNNEKTQLSEKSADLSRTFTEQQQQQELEFNKREQQLTNEISSQQQQLTNALSESNLHYATLESQLKTQTQALVDQLTAKKTPLEHTKISLNFQLEQPQLDPTLTLQSQQLQQNLSQCRRNINERQEAYNRIGNESQSLRQKQHQALQSNDRLKIELNHLAQQHRDVQALLSPEKGSLHAFLVEHVPNWQANIGRVINPELLKHLHLEPELLAAFADAEKNSVSETALTQIQDFYGIKINLNALENASFTDSALAEKEQHISTQIGAKKAELEQLQKALEQLNKDVEELDKQLMSSKQLLFKQNQLLTGLVNEEDELVGKLEQHKTLAIARIQTELAENDLLLDQAQQALSQAKVDYQSRHNELNSERLGVHCQLETDFNQRIDSYQTSLNNLRDDAQIEMKRIADALQAALSDAGINANIFNALAAKIKQTTQAVENAKIFQQKADKYNSWLETSWSQVEPGRERLRRLDTAIHGFQQQLKDKKQNYQQSTDKLEQEKTQLDKQVTDLVLQLKGLDNSLVKLTDYPAVANDDLPEYSVNNISKLTNSQISLLGKQQSNVLSTANKISSELKRYSKSTLQTGWLENRIESDAELVNYRLEEAINSGEQLSYVLKNAKLLQTSTTHEVELRANDILSIYTHLSNFDRNITRTGRKLSSHMNGKQFFTALGDIKIAIRTKMDKLGYWQQLENVNDAFEAYQANTELTHDRSIPQDLIDSLDELSAVLPKNNSMQHNELFDIEFTIVENGRTTRATTPKELEDVSSTGLSYLALITFFTGLTTMLRPDENTVITWPVDELGELHSENIQAMLDMLNQHGIQIMTASPSTDKSVLQLFDHLYEIDSRNKRLIQMNVDDDPLMALLNGDAKQALIVDPSIMPVNTATASATTMQEEV; encoded by the coding sequence ATGATGATGACTGATTCTTCACAACAATATCTATGTCGCAAAACCTACCTTATTGATAGCTTTTGGCCTGGTAAATTACTCGAATTAAATAACGCGGGTAATATCAAGGTTGCGGGTACTAATGGTGCGGGTAAAACAACATTACTTAAACTGCCGATGCTGTTTTGGGGTGCTCGCCCTGGGCGTATTGTTGAGCGTAATGCGAACAAGAAATCATTTGCTGCTTATTATTTACCCCGCAAAACCAGCTACATCGTATTTGACTATCAGCGTCCGAACGGCACTGATACACCGCAATTGTGTCATGTGTTAATTAAAAGTGATGGCGACAAATTACTTTATCGTTTTATTGATAGTCCATTTGATATCAAGATGTACCTGGATGATAGCGGCAGCATCTTCGCTGATGACGAAATTAAGCGTCAATATAAAGCCCAGCATAAATGCGAAGTCAGTAGCCTGTTAAGTGTAGATGACTATGCAAGAGTCATTCAAAATCACCGCGATCTTGGCGGCAAGAAATCACTACGCCCACTACAGCAACGTTTTTCAATGAGCCAATCACCGATTAAGCACATTGAAAAAGTCGTGACGTCAGTATTCAACAAAATATCTAATTTCGACGTGATCAAACAAATGATCATCGAGATCTCGCAAGATGCCATCAGCTCAGAAATGCTCAGCAACAATGTGACCGACATGGTCAACATTGATAAAACCGATATTGATAGCTGGCTAGCTGATCTACATTCATCACAAGCGATCCTTAATTTAGAAGATAAGATCTTATCGTCATTAACTGACATTGATTCGCTAATTGAAATCAAAGCAGACCTGCAGCATTTACATCACCTTGCTGCTATCTATCAAGACAAGTGTAATCAAGATCAAGTTATCGCCGACACCCGTTTAAAAGACGTGCTCGTTGAGCTTGCTGAATTAAAAGAAAGCCACAGACAGCAAGTCTTATCGATTGAAGATGCTTGCCACGATGAAGAAAAAGCACACCGTGAAATTAAGCACGACCTGGATAAATTAGAACAAGAAAAAATTGATTTTGAAGATGACGAAGCAGCGACCTATGAACAACGTGGCTCTGAGCTTTCTGATTTTACTTTACGTTTAATCAATCTAAACAATGAAAAAACCCAGTTAAGTGAAAAGTCTGCCGATCTAAGCCGCACGTTTACAGAACAACAGCAGCAACAAGAACTTGAATTTAACAAACGTGAACAACAACTGACTAACGAAATTAGCTCTCAACAGCAGCAGTTAACCAACGCATTAAGCGAAAGTAACCTGCATTACGCCACATTAGAAAGTCAGTTAAAAACACAAACACAAGCCTTGGTTGATCAGTTAACGGCAAAGAAAACACCGTTAGAGCACACTAAGATCTCGCTTAACTTTCAACTCGAACAACCGCAGCTTGATCCGACACTGACGCTACAATCTCAGCAACTGCAGCAGAATTTAAGCCAATGTCGCCGTAATATTAACGAGCGTCAAGAAGCCTATAACCGCATTGGTAATGAATCACAAAGCCTACGCCAAAAACAGCATCAAGCCTTGCAAAGCAACGACCGTTTGAAGATTGAATTAAATCACTTGGCGCAACAGCACCGTGACGTGCAAGCATTATTAAGCCCTGAGAAAGGGTCTTTACATGCCTTTCTAGTTGAGCACGTGCCAAATTGGCAAGCAAATATCGGTCGTGTGATTAACCCTGAGTTACTCAAACACCTGCACCTTGAACCAGAGTTATTAGCCGCCTTTGCTGACGCTGAAAAAAATAGCGTATCAGAAACAGCGCTCACCCAAATACAAGATTTCTATGGCATCAAGATCAACCTCAACGCCCTAGAGAATGCATCATTTACTGATAGCGCGTTAGCTGAAAAAGAACAGCATATTTCAACGCAAATCGGCGCTAAAAAAGCAGAACTTGAACAACTGCAAAAAGCCCTGGAACAATTGAATAAAGACGTCGAAGAGCTTGATAAGCAATTGATGTCGAGTAAGCAATTATTATTCAAACAAAACCAATTACTAACTGGTTTAGTCAATGAAGAAGATGAATTAGTCGGCAAGCTAGAACAACATAAAACTTTAGCGATTGCCCGTATTCAGACTGAATTAGCAGAAAATGATTTGCTGCTAGACCAAGCGCAGCAAGCATTAAGCCAAGCTAAAGTTGATTATCAAAGCCGTCATAACGAACTAAACAGCGAACGTTTAGGCGTACATTGCCAGTTAGAGACTGACTTCAATCAACGTATTGATAGCTACCAAACATCATTGAATAACCTGCGTGATGATGCACAAATTGAAATGAAACGTATTGCAGATGCATTGCAAGCCGCATTAAGTGACGCTGGTATTAATGCCAATATCTTTAACGCCCTCGCAGCGAAAATCAAGCAAACAACCCAAGCTGTAGAGAATGCTAAAATATTCCAACAAAAAGCGGACAAATATAACAGCTGGTTAGAAACGTCATGGTCACAAGTTGAACCAGGTCGTGAACGCTTACGTCGCTTAGATACCGCAATACACGGTTTCCAACAGCAATTAAAAGATAAAAAGCAAAACTATCAGCAATCAACTGATAAGTTAGAACAAGAGAAAACCCAGCTTGATAAACAAGTAACCGATTTAGTATTACAGCTTAAAGGCCTAGACAATAGCCTAGTAAAATTAACTGACTACCCTGCTGTGGCTAACGATGATTTACCAGAATACAGCGTTAACAATATCTCTAAATTAACCAATAGCCAGATCAGCCTATTAGGTAAACAACAAAGTAATGTATTAAGCACTGCCAATAAAATTAGCAGTGAGTTAAAACGCTATTCGAAAAGTACACTACAAACAGGTTGGTTAGAAAACCGTATTGAAAGTGATGCTGAACTGGTTAATTACCGATTAGAAGAAGCGATTAACAGCGGTGAACAACTTAGCTACGTACTGAAAAATGCCAAGTTGTTACAAACATCAACCACGCATGAAGTTGAGCTACGTGCTAACGATATTTTATCTATCTATACCCATTTAAGTAACTTTGATCGCAACATTACCCGTACTGGTCGTAAACTGTCGAGCCACATGAATGGTAAGCAGTTCTTTACCGCCTTGGGTGATATTAAAATTGCCATCCGCACCAAGATGGACAAGCTAGGTTATTGGCAGCAGCTGGAAAATGTAAACGATGCATTTGAAGCATACCAAGCCAATACTGAATTAACGCACGATCGCAGCATTCCCCAAGACTTGATCGATAGTTTAGATGAGCTGTCAGCAGTGTTGCCGAAAAACAACAGTATGCAGCACAATGAGTTATTCGATATCGAATTTACCATTGTTGAAAATGGCCGTACGACCCGTGCAACGACACCGAAAGAATTAGAAGATGTGTCATCAACCGGTTTATCTTACTTAGCCTTAATCACCTTCTTTACTGGCTTAACAACCATGTTACGCCCAGATGAAAACACGGTGATCACTTGGCCTGTGGATGAATTAGGCGAGCTGCATTCTGAAAACATTCAAGCCATGCTAGATATGTTAAACCAACACGGTATTCAGATCATGACGGCATCACCGTCAACCGATAAATCGGTATTACAGTTATTCGACCACTTATACGAGATTGATAGCCGTAACAAACGCCTGATCCAAATGAATGTCGATGATGATCCATTAATGGCATTGCTTAATGGTGATGCGAAACAAGCACTTATTGTAGATCCGTCAATAATGCCAGTAAACACAGCAACAGCGTCAGCAACAACTATGCAAGAAGAGGTTTAA
- a CDS encoding condensin complex protein MksE has product MFQTTVELLLQGHTICQVSQPDAYRYLSEQSLFEKVNDYLRLINRKVKVIEDGLAFVACYCTIEEENRADIRQQLRQVRDIFRPLVNFLELAMTALVHDCAMRAGDTIRLSELLRGIENEPTLKQQLALLTNKGIFKTSRNDISEQLNFILKKLDEAGYVQRLDTGSTIYQITAKMNYIHELIDFINDSESLKLEKQDNHIFDDSQSEMF; this is encoded by the coding sequence ATGTTTCAAACTACCGTTGAATTATTGTTACAGGGTCATACCATTTGTCAGGTTAGTCAACCTGATGCTTATCGCTATCTATCTGAACAAAGCTTGTTTGAAAAGGTAAATGATTACCTGCGTTTGATTAACCGTAAAGTGAAAGTCATTGAAGATGGCCTTGCTTTTGTCGCTTGTTACTGCACGATTGAAGAAGAAAATCGCGCGGATATCCGTCAACAATTACGCCAAGTACGTGATATTTTCCGCCCACTGGTTAACTTCCTTGAATTGGCGATGACAGCCCTAGTACATGACTGTGCGATGCGCGCTGGCGATACTATTCGCTTGTCTGAGTTATTACGTGGTATTGAAAACGAACCAACGTTAAAGCAACAACTGGCGCTATTAACCAATAAAGGTATCTTCAAGACCAGCCGTAATGATATTTCTGAACAGCTTAACTTCATCCTTAAAAAACTCGATGAAGCAGGTTACGTGCAACGCCTTGATACAGGCAGTACCATCTATCAAATCACCGCTAAGATGAACTACATTCACGAATTAATTGATTTTATTAATGACAGTGAATCGTTGAAACTCGAAAAGCAAGATAACCATATCTTCGACGACTCACAGTCGGAGATGTTCTAA